The Oceanispirochaeta sp. genome contains a region encoding:
- a CDS encoding queuosine precursor transporter, producing the protein MPDYTHPLDEARQFIYKSKTGRKPLNELLWFAMMLANFLFILLFYRLFGKTGLYIWIPIAAIIANIQVLKLVDLFGVNATLGNIVYASSFLVTDILSENYGKKSATRAVVVGFLSLIVSMCLFQAALWFQPSPDDWANESLKNIFGLMPRIVLASLLAFGMSQSHDVWAYNFWKKKWPADRFIWIRNNASTMISQLIDSIVFTLVAFAGTLPLNVLLQIFLSTYILKWIVALLDTPFIYLAVMMNRKGLIPEEI; encoded by the coding sequence GTGCCAGACTATACCCACCCTCTGGATGAAGCACGTCAGTTCATCTATAAATCAAAAACTGGGAGAAAACCATTGAACGAACTCCTCTGGTTTGCCATGATGTTGGCAAATTTCCTCTTTATTTTACTTTTTTACAGACTCTTTGGAAAGACAGGCCTCTATATCTGGATTCCTATTGCCGCCATAATCGCCAATATTCAGGTACTGAAACTGGTTGATCTATTCGGGGTAAATGCGACCTTGGGGAATATTGTGTATGCCTCAAGTTTTCTGGTAACTGACATTTTATCAGAGAATTATGGTAAGAAATCGGCAACCAGGGCCGTGGTTGTGGGATTTTTATCCCTGATTGTATCGATGTGTCTCTTTCAGGCGGCCCTCTGGTTTCAGCCATCCCCTGATGATTGGGCCAATGAATCACTCAAAAACATTTTCGGATTGATGCCCCGGATTGTCCTGGCCAGTCTTCTGGCTTTTGGCATGTCACAGAGTCATGATGTCTGGGCCTATAATTTCTGGAAAAAGAAATGGCCAGCCGACCGTTTTATCTGGATCAGAAACAATGCCAGTACCATGATCAGCCAGCTGATAGATTCCATCGTGTTCACCCTGGTTGCATTTGCCGGGACCCTGCCTTTAAATGTGCTTTTACAGATATTCCTGTCTACATACATACTGAAATGGATTGTCGCCCTACTCGATACCCCTTTCATTTATCTGGCTGTCATGATGAACAGAAAGGG